The genomic segment ATTTGGCTGTACTCGATCAGATGGAAGAACAGCCCGATCTTCTCCAGCGCACGCATGCATGCGTCGATAGGACCGGTCCCCTGCCCCGCCAGGGTCTGCGCCTTGCCCTGGTAGGCCACCTCGAAGTAGAACTCCTTCTCGTTCGGATCCACCTTCAGGCCCTTGAACTCAAGCGGCCCCCGCACGTTCAGGATCTCCTGGTCATACACCGCCAGGATCTCCGCGTCCGTCAGCTCGCCGCGCCCGTCTTGCTCGGACTTCCGTTTCAGGATGGGCTGGATCAGGGCCGCTTCTTCGATGGAAATGGGAAGACCCAACCCCCGCACGATCTCGAACACCGCCGTCTTCCCGCTCTGGCTGGTGAAGCCCAGCCGATCGCCTTCCTTGCGCCCGATCAGCGAGCTATCGATGGCGCGATACGCGCCCTTCTTCATCCCCTTGGTCTTGGACGCGCCATCCTGATGGATGCCGCTGCGATGCGCGATCACGTCCGCGCCCACCAGCGGCGCCTTCTCGTAGATGGGCACGCGCGCCCATTCCGAAACGCGCAAGGCGGTCTCATAGATCTCGCCCAGGTTCAAGGGCACGTCCACCTCGCAATTCGCCAGCGCCAGGGCCACCTCGTACATATTGGTATTGCCCGCGCGCTCGCCCAGCCCGTTCAAGGCCGTCTCCATCTGGGTCGCCCCCGCGAAGAAACTCTCCACCGTGGTCGCCGTCGCCATGCCCAGATCGTTATGGGTATGCACCGCGATGGTCACGTGGGCGGGCAGGGCCTTCACCACCTTCTCCACCATCTCCACGAACAGCATGGGTCGGTAACGCTCCACCGTATTCGGCAGGTTGATGACGTCGGCCCCAGCGGCCACTATGGCCTGGAACGATTCGATCACGAAATCCAGGTTTTCGCGGCTATCCCCGAAATGCTCGGCCGAGAACTGCACCGTGCCTTTCCCGCCCATTACCTGCTTGCAGAACTTCACCGCGTTCACCGCGCGCTCCCGCACCTTCTCCGGCGGCATGCGCAGCACGTTTTCCATGGTGAACGGGCTCATGGCCAGGAACACGTGGATGCGCGGCTGGGCCGCATACTTGATGGCGTCCCACACCATCTGGATGTCGCGCTCTACGCAGCGGGCGAGCCCGGCGATGACCACGTTGTCCGGGGCCAGCTTGGCCAAATGCTCGCACGCCGCGAAGTCCATCTCGCTCGCGCCCGAGAAGCCCACCTCGATGCCCTGCACGCCCAGCTTGAGCAATTGCCGGAACACCAGTTCCTTCTCCTGCAGGTTCCAGGGCTGCCGCAGCGCCTGGTTGCCGTCCCGCAAGGTGACATCGTAAAAGAAAGGTTTCCGGTCGGTTGCCATCTGGATGCTCATCTCTCTCTCCTCATCGTTGACCCGGCCCCCCGGGCGGTTTTCCCCTTCCGAGCGGGCCGTGGCCCCGGCGGATAGCCGCGGGGACCAACGAAAAAGCCCACTCGGAGAGTGGGCTTTTTTTCGAACGCGCGCGCACTCTCCTTCAGCCGGTTAGGCCTAGAAGTAGGGCGCTGATGACGCGTGCGGTGGGCATGACAGATAGAATAATCAATGTTTCGCGAAAGCGCAAGGGCGCGTTGGGCCGGGGGCGGGGCGTTCCTTTCGCGCAATGGGCCCGGGCGGCCGCACGGGGTTGCGGTCCGCGGGCGGGGTCGGGGCGCGAGCGCGGCTTCGGTAGTCCCGGCCGGTCTCCGGACGCTCCGCTCGGCCTCGGATGCTTCGCTTTCGATGGATTGGGGCTTCCCACGGCCTGGGGAAGGGGACGCCCGCGGTCTTTGCTGCTCCCATGCTTGGGTCGCTCGTGTACCGCTCCTCCTCGCGGGGCTCCAATTGGGTAGGTCCTCAATAGCCGCGCTCGGAGGGTTCGCGGAAGGCCTTTCTTCGTCGAAGACCTTGCGGGCACCGAAGCGCTGTCGGGGCTGGTCCAAGTGACGCTCGCAACTCGGCGGAGCGGAGCGCCCGGAGCCCGTCCGTCCCTGCGACCGCCGCGATCGCGTCCCGACCCCGCCCGCGCTTCGCGGTCGCGCGGGCGACGGGATTCCGGGGCGCCGGGGAACGCCCCGGCCCCGTTTGTCGCGGGGGGGAAAAAAGAGGATCGTCTACTTGTCCAGATGAGGTGCGACGACTTCGCGGGTGTCTTTGCTTGAGACTACCGGAATGATTTCCATCGCGACGCCCATGCCCCGCCATTGCAGGACCCATTCCTGGAACAGGCGGGCGTCGTCGCACCCCATGAGTTGGAAGCAGCGGCTGAAGTTGGGCTCTACCCAACTATCGATGTATTTCAATCCCTCGGGAAGCGAGCGTCCGCCTTCGCGCACCTTCTTGTAAATCGGAATCATGTCGTTGTCGCGAAAGCGTTCGATAACCATGAAAAGCATAAAGATCCTTTCCGTTCGCTATAGGGTCCGGCATACCGGACCCCTGTCGCCATCCGATTGCGTAAGGGCCAGGAATAAACCTAGATCTTTGGTCCCAAACCGGGAGGTCGAATGCTAAAGGGCTACTGGATGGTACGCGCGGACGTGAAGGATGCGGAGAAGTTCAAGGCTTACGTGCAGGCCAATGCCGAGCCCTTCCGGATGCATGGGGCGCGGTTCCTGGCGCGTGCGGGCAGAACGGAAGTCGTGGAAGGCACAACGCGTTCCCGGAATACCATCCTCGAATTCCCATCCTTCGAGGCCGCGCTGGCTTGCTGGAAGTCTCCCGAATATCAGGCCGCCGCCGCCTTGCGGTTACCTTATTCCGAAATCGACATCGTCGTCGTGGAAGGGTACGAAGGGCCCCAGCCGTAAGCGGCATAAGAGCTTTGAAGGGATCGGGAATAAAAGGGCGCTTTAGAAACGCAAGGTCAGTTGCGAACCTACCGACTCTAGGCCGATTTCCGGGGTCAGGTTCAAGCCCAAGCTCTTGGCGCTGGTGTGCTTGTAGACCCGCAGGGTGTTGGCCAGGGAGGCCAGGCGGTTGAGGGCCAGGGCGCCCACGGCGAAGGAGATGGCGACCTTGGAGGCGCGGTAGTAGCGAAGGCTGGACTGGAAGGAATTCCAGTGGCGCGTGTTCTCGGGATTGGCCGAGCTTCCGAAGTCCCAGTAATTCGCTTCCGCCGGTTTGATGTCGTAGTCGCCCGTACGCTTGCCGGATAGGATTTGCGCGAGCTCGTAGCTGTCCTGACGATGCTGCTTTTCCAGGTAGGAGCGGTAATTGGCCATGTTTTCCAGGAAGGCCGAGCTTTTCCCCGACGCGTCGATGCCTGCGTAATCCGAGGCGTAATTGCGGGCGCTGGTGAGATAACTTTCCCGGGCCATGAAGGCTACGTAGAGCGAGGCCCAGAAGCCGGCTTCGGCCAACAGGAACGCCTTGGCGTTCGGCTTCTCGCGCAGATAGAGCTCGCCGGTGCCGGGAAGGACCGCAGAATAGAGCATGGCCAGACCCAAGGAGCGATCCTGGTTGCGGGATTGCCGCGGATCGACCTCTACCGTAATGTCCTTGTCGTTGGATGGGATCTCGATTTCGGGAGCCGCGGAGCCGGCGACGGGCGTTTTGGCCGAATCGACATGGGCGGCCGCGGCCGGGGTAGCCGGCGCGTTACCCTGGGGCGCCGCCTTGGCATCCTGGCCCGGTTGCGGCACGGAGGCGGGAGCGGGGGCCGGCGTGGTGGCTGGAGCCGCGGGAGCCTGGGCCGAATCAGCGGCGGGCGTTCCGATTTCCGGAGCCTCGACGTCGGGGGCCTCGGCGGCGCGGGCTGGGAGGGAAAGCGCGGCGCCTAGAGCGGCGGCCACCCAGGCGGGCCGGGACAAGAGACGGGGCAGAACGGGAAAGGCCATGGGATCGGAAATCAGAAAGTCAGGCTGGCGGTCACGCTGGGGACCGGAGCGAGGCCATCCCAGGCAATCCGGCTGTCCAGATGGAGTTTATCGTACCAGGACGTCTCCGTCTGGTAGAGCGCCTTGTTATGGTAACGGGCGGTGATCGCCGCGTCCACTGCCGATACGATATGGTTGAGCACCATGCCTCCCAGGAACCAGGCCTGCATGCGGGCGTAGTCATTAGCTTGCGCGCGCATGGCGATATAGGCTTGCTGATTGGGCGTGGTGGCCAGTTCCTTGGTGGCGTTCCCGTCCTTATCCACCGCGAACCATGCGGAGTCGTCCGTCTTCATGGCGGGCGCGTCGTTCCAGCCGGTGATGAACTCGTTCTCCTTGCCGATCAGCTCGTAGAATTGCTGGGCATTGGGGAAGGCGGCCCGCAATCGCGCGACGACGTCAGCGGAGTCCTTCGAATCGTCATATTCGTTCTTGAAGGACGGATATTCGCTCGACTTGGGATCGAGGCAGCCGCCGTGCAACAACTTTCCCTTTTCGGTATCCGTGCTTTGCACGAAATCGCAATACGACTCCCGATGCAAGTTCAAGGTCGCGGATTTTTCCTTGTAGGCGTTCACCGAGTCCTCATACTTGGCTTGCCGCCAATTTCTGTCGGCGAAGGCCTGGTACTTGCTGATCTCCCGGTCCTGTCGGGTTCTCACGTAATAATGCCAACCGTAGGCCAGCGCCACGTCGGTCAGGAAGTAGGTCGCGCCGCGGGTGTAATTGAACCAGTTGTGTCCCACGTAGGCCTGGCCCAGGCCGGGAACGATGAGGGACATGAACATCGCCTTCTTGGGGGAGCGGTACTTGCCCTTCAGTTCATCGATGGTGTTGACGGTGGTTTCGCGCACGATGCGTTTCCGCTTTTTCGACTTGGCGGCGGCGGAGTCGGCGGCGATGCTGTCCGCGGAGGCGGCGATGCGGGACGAATCGGCTACGGCCTTAGCGCGCGCTTCGGCCTTGCGGGCGGAATCGGCGCGCACCGAATCGGCTGCGGCTTTTATCTCGGCGGCGCGGACCGAATCGGCGGAAGCCTTGGCCTGCGCGGCCTTCAGGCTGTCGGCGGACGCGGCGGCCTTGAGGGAGTCGGCCCGGGCGGTCGAATCGGCGGCGGCCTTGGCTCGCTTTGAAAGCTTCTTCGCGGGTTTGGCCTTGGCGCTATCCGGCTTGGCCTTGGTAGGAACGGGAGAGGGAGCGGGAGTCGCACTTGCAGCGGCGGGGGCGGCAGAGGCGGGAGTTGCCGCGGTCGCGGCGCCAGCTGCCGTGGGGGTCGTTGCTGCAGGAGTCGTGACCGCGGGGGCCGTCGAAGCCGCTGGAGCCGTGTCCGCTGCGCGGATCAGGCCCGCCATTCCTAAGGCCAATAGGGCGGTGGAAAAGAATGTGCGCAAAGGCGGTACCCTTTCGGAATTGGGTCTAATGTACATGAAATCCACCGCGGAAAACAACTTCCGGAGGGGTTAACGGCCCAACTCCGGAGGGATTATGAGCCCTACAGGCCCAGCACGTCGAACATGGTATAGAGCCCCGGACCCTTGCCCGCCAGGAACAAGGCGGCCTTGACCGCGCCCTGGGCGAAGGTCATGCGGCTATGGGCCATGTGCTTCAATTCGATGCGTTCGCCGTCCCCGGCGAAAAGCACGGTATGATCGCCCACGATGTCGCCGCCGCGAACCGCGTGGATGCCGATTTCGCCCCGCTTACGCGCGCCCACCAGCCCTTCGCGGCCGTAGCTCGCCTTCGACTTCAAATCCACCCCATGGCCGCGGGCCACCGCCTCGGCGAAACCCAAGGCGGTCCCGCTGGGGCTATCCTTCTTCTGGTTATGGTGCGCCTCTGTGATCTCAACGTCGAAATCGTCCCGCAAGACCTTGGCCACCATTTCGGCCACGCGGAACATGACGATCACCCCCATGCTCATGTTGGGCGAGAACACGACCGGCGCCGCCTTGGCGGCTTCGGTGACGACGGCTTTCTGGGCCTCCGACAAGCCGGTGGTGCATAGGACGTGGGCGGCGCCCGCCTTTTTGATCTGCTCCAAAGCCTTCAGGGAGGATTGCGGCGAAGTGAAATCGATGACCACCGCGCCCGGCCGCAGGACGCTCCAAAGATCCCCCTCGACCTTCACGTCGATGCCCTCGACCCCCGATGGCTGGCCCAGGTGCGGGCTATCCGGCGATTCGACGGCGCCGATCACCTTGAGATCCTGCCCCGCCTTGATGCGGTTGGCGCAGGCTTGCAACACCATTTGGCCCATGCGGCCCCGGGCCCCGAGCACGATGATCGATACGGTCATAAGGTCCTATCCTGTTGGTTCCTTTAAAAGATGCTTTTATAAGATGCTTAAAGCCCGCCTCCCGGCAAAGGCCCGGCCCAAACGAAAAGGGCCGCCGGGGTTTCCCCCGGCGGCCCTGGCCCAGCCTTTCGGCAGGTTTATTTGGACTCGTCGGAGATCACCCAGAGCTTGATCTTCGTTTCCACTTCCTTGTGGAGCTGGATCTTCAGGGTGTACATCCCGAGTTGCTTGATGGGCTCGGCCAGCAGGATGTGGTGCTTATCCACGTCGTAGCCGGCTTCCTTCAGCTTGGTGCTGATGTCCGAGGCCTGGATGGAGCCGTAGAGCTTCTCGCCCTCGTGCACCTTGGCGGCGATGGTGAGGGACACGTCCTTCATCTTGTCCGCCTGGACCTGGATCTGGGCCTTGGCGGCCTTGTAGCGCTCTTCGACCTTGGCCCGTTCGGCCGCGATCATCTTCCGGGCGGTGTTCGTGGCCAGCACGGCCAGGCCGCGCGGGAACAGGTAATTATGGGCGTATCCGGTCTTGACCTTGACGAGATCGAGGGCCCGGCCCAGGTTGGTAACGTCTTCTTTAAGGATGATTTCCATGGTTCACCTCAACGCATGTTCTCTGCCACGAAGGGCAGCATGGCGAGATGACGCGCGCGCTTGATGGCGATCGCGAGCTCGCGTTGGTAGACGGCCGACGTGCCGGAAATCTTCCGGGACACGATCTTGCCGCGCTCGTTCACGAACTTGCGCAGCAGCTTGTCGTCCTTGTAATCGAT from the Fibrobacterota bacterium genome contains:
- a CDS encoding 50S ribosomal protein L9 gives rise to the protein MEIILKEDVTNLGRALDLVKVKTGYAHNYLFPRGLAVLATNTARKMIAAERAKVEERYKAAKAQIQVQADKMKDVSLTIAAKVHEGEKLYGSIQASDISTKLKEAGYDVDKHHILLAEPIKQLGMYTLKIQLHKEVETKIKLWVISDESK
- a CDS encoding DUF1330 domain-containing protein, giving the protein MLKGYWMVRADVKDAEKFKAYVQANAEPFRMHGARFLARAGRTEVVEGTTRSRNTILEFPSFEAALACWKSPEYQAAAALRLPYSEIDIVVVEGYEGPQP
- a CDS encoding 4-hydroxy-tetrahydrodipicolinate reductase, which gives rise to MTVSIIVLGARGRMGQMVLQACANRIKAGQDLKVIGAVESPDSPHLGQPSGVEGIDVKVEGDLWSVLRPGAVVIDFTSPQSSLKALEQIKKAGAAHVLCTTGLSEAQKAVVTEAAKAAPVVFSPNMSMGVIVMFRVAEMVAKVLRDDFDVEITEAHHNQKKDSPSGTALGFAEAVARGHGVDLKSKASYGREGLVGARKRGEIGIHAVRGGDIVGDHTVLFAGDGERIELKHMAHSRMTFAQGAVKAALFLAGKGPGLYTMFDVLGL
- a CDS encoding 2-isopropylmalate synthase; the protein is MATDRKPFFYDVTLRDGNQALRQPWNLQEKELVFRQLLKLGVQGIEVGFSGASEMDFAACEHLAKLAPDNVVIAGLARCVERDIQMVWDAIKYAAQPRIHVFLAMSPFTMENVLRMPPEKVRERAVNAVKFCKQVMGGKGTVQFSAEHFGDSRENLDFVIESFQAIVAAGADVINLPNTVERYRPMLFVEMVEKVVKALPAHVTIAVHTHNDLGMATATTVESFFAGATQMETALNGLGERAGNTNMYEVALALANCEVDVPLNLGEIYETALRVSEWARVPIYEKAPLVGADVIAHRSGIHQDGASKTKGMKKGAYRAIDSSLIGRKEGDRLGFTSQSGKTAVFEIVRGLGLPISIEEAALIQPILKRKSEQDGRGELTDAEILAVYDQEILNVRGPLEFKGLKVDPNEKEFYFEVAYQGKAQTLAGQGTGPIDACMRALEKIGLFFHLIEYSQMALEVEHRDFAAYALTEIKLQRKDTAAAQPKGAIALGRGKDLDTIKANVRALFNAVNQLLK
- a CDS encoding 30S ribosomal protein S18 gives rise to the protein MADRREKDGKTKRKKICYFTENKIKFIDYKDDKLLRKFVNERGKIVSRKISGTSAVYQRELAIAIKRARHLAMLPFVAENMR
- a CDS encoding DUF3303 family protein; amino-acid sequence: MLFMVIERFRDNDMIPIYKKVREGGRSLPEGLKYIDSWVEPNFSRCFQLMGCDDARLFQEWVLQWRGMGVAMEIIPVVSSKDTREVVAPHLDK